The Carassius auratus strain Wakin chromosome 11, ASM336829v1, whole genome shotgun sequence DNA window GGCTGCACTAGAGGAAGACTTATTGGAAATCTTTTTCCTAATCTGGAAAATCTACTGTTATCAGTTTTTTTAGAATGTTCTTCTTTAATGCACTTTGTGCTGTTACTTGTGATATCTTAAAGAAATATCTGAAAAATGAACAGACAAAAATTGACATTCTTCAAAAATCTAATTCCAAAAGCCAttttctaattgtttttattcactttAGAAATAACTTTCACTCTATGCTAAACAATAGTGgcatttttcaaagttttttttttacaataaatgaggtagaattattattaattgtttgcaCACGTTAACATGGTTAACTAATGTCAGCAAATTAGCTTTTGTAAAGTATTAAacgttttacattttgttatcaTAGATGTAATGACTTTAACCCCTTCCAGAGCACAGTCGACAAACTCATAAAGAAAACCAACTTGGCCCTTTTGGTTGGTACTAACAGTTGGAGAGACCAGTTTGTAGAGGCCATCACTGTCAGCTCAGGTGAGTCACTGAGGAAATGCTGtccttttaatatatataagtctcgacatactgtacatacagtacattagtgctctattgcaatttaaaatatgttgGTGCTAAAGGCTTGCTTGTAGCCAGACTGAAGTgctattaaatatttcaaaaacaaacaaacaacaacaacaaaaagacattTGTGTGTTtcttatgggttttttttttacccagaattcTTCTGCCATCAGTCAAGCTCACTACAAGCATTACCAAACACAAGCCATGCTATTATCATCTTTAAAATGTCAAGGCCTTTTGCTTTTACCCTCCGTCCGCATGGTTTTTGAAGTGTCTTTCGTCATGCAGCACGGCATTTTAATAAGGAATGTGTGGAAGCAAGTGTcttttgccacacacacacacacacgcacacatatagaGTCAGGCACATACACAAGCACTCATTCTGACAGGCTTGACTGAAGCTGACAGAGCTTGTAAGTACAGCCTGAGCCaagacgagagagaaagagagagcgggaGGAAGATCACAATCTAACTTCCTGGGGAATATTTCTCATAATTAGACATGAGGTGGTTAGGCTGACTTACTCTGCAAGCACGCAGGTGTGAACCAAAATGAACTTTCCTTGTTATGATGACACTGTATTATGTAAAAGAATCATTGATTTTTTACTCGTTAAAGACTGCGTTGCTCTCGCACCTGAATTCTTGCgcacttaaatgtaaaaattttcaaTTCAGTATTTTTCAATTGCTAACAAGCGTTTACCAATGCTTCaagtactttttctaaactcttaagaCAGCAACACACCTACATCACACAAGTAGCCAAATAGTTCATTTTCTTGCCAAAACcacattgttaaaatcaaaatgttGAATACCCTTTTTCTACATGTACTAATTCGATCCCAGCAAACCTGAAACTTCAAAACTGAGTCATTTGTTCAAAACATTAACACTAGTTTCTATCCAACAGAAACATATAGTCAATCATGATACAGTTACTGTCAAATTACTAACAGCTGACGgctttacaaaaactgcattactTGTCAATGTTATACTTTAAAGAACTATGTACAATAGTGTATTAAAATGCTGTgactaattaaataattgtaaactaataaatacttttaaacaagtatattcttatttaaatgtaaacgtatacataaatgtaaacatagaaatatgaaatatttatatatgcaaaataaatgtagatatagaattagattaatttaaattcattacAATTCATTAGCTgttcttaaatattaaatgaaaactaaacaataatataaataattaagcaAGCATTAGAAATATAAATGATGTCAATGATGTTTACATAActtattaatacataaaatgtatgtaaatatgcaatttttattattttattattattattatttttattttttatttttatcagggCCAGTGTAAATGTTCGGCAATGCATCTAATAATgccttttacatttacaatatagtATTTCATCTTATTGTTCCAgcctttatttttcaaatagtgAACTGACATGAACTGCACTGCACtgtgcgttttatttatttatttattttgcttgaaATAAATCTTTTAACTTCTGACAGTTCTGATATAAGATGTTATAATTAGTGTGATATTTGGAGAAACACAGATGGTACTGGACGTCCAGTCCTTCAGAGCTTCAGAGCCTCTGCCTCCTCTGATTTATAAGATTTGATTGGTGTCAGCCATTCTGTGTAACAGTGATATGCTTATCACTCTCTGATGTTCCCTGGAGTAAGAGGACAGCCTGTCTCTTCACAGGAAACAAACAATCAATCCATAATTCAGATCTCCTCTCCTTTTTTCCTCCTCCTAAGGGGAAGATGATGATGACGAGTGTGGGGAAGAAAAGATGCCATCTTGCTTTGATTACGTCATGCACTTCCTGACTGTGTTCTGGAAGGTTCTGTTTGCGATCGTGCCGCCCACTGATTATTGGAATGGCTGGGCGTGTTTCATCGTCTCAATCCTCATGATTGGCGTCCTCACTGCGTTCATTGGAGACCTGGCATCCCATTTTGGATGCACTATTGGCCTGAAAGACTCTGTAACTGCGGTTGTGTTTGTGGCGCTAGGAACCTCTGTGCCAGGTACTTGAAAACACTTTTAAGTCACATTTCACacccaaataaaatatatataaatatatatatacattttgaattctGGGCAAAATACGAGCTGTACAGATTTCATACAAGAGTCATCCATTTACTGATGCCTATTTTTGCAGCATgacaatattttctttctttctgtctttctctccttcAAAATCAGACACATTCGCTAGTAAAGTGGCAGCCATCCAGGATCAGTACGCTGACGCCTCCATCGGCAATGTGACTGGCAGCAATGCTGTGAACGTCTTTCTGGGCATTGGAGTGGCCTGGTCCATTGCTGCCATATTTCACCAGTCACAAGGCCAGTATTTCCGCGTGGACCCCGGCACACTGGCGTTCTCCGTCACCCTGTTCACCATCTTTGCCTTCATCTGTATCGCCGTCCTCATGTACCGCCGCCGGCCCGAGATCGGAGGGGAGCTGGGTGGCCCGCAGACTCCCAAAATCCTCACCACAACATTGTTCTTCAGTCTCTGGCTGATGTACATCATCTTCTCCTCCATGGAGGCCTATTGCATCATCAAGGGTTTTTAAATAAGGCAAGAGGTAACAGGATGCCGCAAACAGGATTCGGTTGTTAAAATCCTCGTAAATAAGACTGATAGTAGGAAAGGGATCAAAAGACAGACATATTTTTATGTGTTGTCCATAATGTTTTATGTGCATGTTTTTCTGCTGTTGAgcgaaagctttttttttttttttttttttgtaaaggtttCAGGAAAATAATGTTATTGATTTGGTCGACTGATACCGAGCTTTattctgaaacattttgaaaCTTTTAGCAGGAGAGGAATGTTCAACAAGCAGAAATCGTAATGTTAACAAACTCAAAATCTGTGGTAAATGATGAAAATAGTGCGTTTTCGAAACTACAAACGGGTGTTTCTAAATGACGAATGCCGTCacaagactttttttatttttcagattttaggCCATTAAAGTGTAGATTTGTGAGAATTTTAAGCTTTTATCTGGGATTTACACGCTTCAGTGTATTCAGTGTTTTTAAGTTACCTAAAAACAGTCCTCACCTTCCAGCCTGGTTCCATGGGACACTGACTCTTCGCTCAACGCCACAGACCTCCTATAGAAGCCACAAGCTGAGGATAGTCAaaagttatataaaatgtattgcaatgtgttttgtgtgtttgtccaAACTTGtatgttaatttgtttttcatGAGGTTTCCATATGTTTCCATATGTTTTCCATATGTTCCATATGTTTCTAGTACATGTACCAGTAGTTTTAGTAAATACAATCAAATCCTATGTCTTTCTCAACATTAAGACAAAAAGATTTATGAGAAAGATTTTTGACATTGTACATAAGCAAGTTCAGAATCCATTAACTTTATTCTTTTATTACTACTATATGAAGAATGCATGTTATCTCTCCTATGTTTTAGGGACTTCTTCCCTATATGAAGAAAAGACTGTATTTTTGAAGatttcacaaacaaatgattACACATAGAAAGTCAACTGTGACACTGGGAACTAATCTTATTGTATATAGTGTTCAGTCTTCAAATAGAAAATTGAGGATGCGTCACTATTTTAACCCTTTTGAGGACACGTGCACACTGGTAGAAGTTGCCCCCCCCCCTTATTTTCACTCATTTTTGGTCAGAACATATCAATGTGCACACACGGGTGATGGCACTGTGTATCTACTCCAACACGAGTCACTCGGACTCTAGCCTCACTTACAGTACATTTTACAGATACATTGAAGTAGTTTTCCCTCGCTTGTGCGGGTGCTTAGTACATGTAAGgttcattttgattaatgttatctgtatgataatacaaccttttta harbors:
- the slc8a1a gene encoding sodium/calcium exchanger 1a isoform X9 — its product is MSERKAMLLHECGGFVKTDKKLYDRDVYRKVQGRDKPIPFNIISITEDGEEETLTKKEKDERRIAEMGRPTLGEHVKLEVIIEESYEFKSTVDKLIKKTNLALLVGTNSWRDQFVEAITVSSGEDDDDECGEEKMPSCFDYVMHFLTVFWKVLFAIVPPTDYWNGWACFIVSILMIGVLTAFIGDLASHFGCTIGLKDSVTAVVFVALGTSVPDTFASKVAAIQDQYADASIGNVTGSNAVNVFLGIGVAWSIAAIFHQSQGQYFRVDPGTLAFSVTLFTIFAFICIAVLMYRRRPEIGGELGGPQTPKILTTTLFFSLWLMYIIFSSMEAYCIIKGF
- the slc8a1a gene encoding sodium/calcium exchanger 1a isoform X10, which codes for MLLHECGGFVKTDKKLYDRDVYRKVQGRDKPIPFNIISITEDGEEETLTKKEKDERRIAEMGRPTLGEHVKLEVIIEESYEFKSTVDKLIKKTNLALLVGTNSWRDQFVEAITVSSGEDDDDECGEEKMPSCFDYVMHFLTVFWKVLFAIVPPTDYWNGWACFIVSILMIGVLTAFIGDLASHFGCTIGLKDSVTAVVFVALGTSVPDTFASKVAAIQDQYADASIGNVTGSNAVNVFLGIGVAWSIAAIFHQSQGQYFRVDPGTLAFSVTLFTIFAFICIAVLMYRRRPEIGGELGGPQTPKILTTTLFFSLWLMYIIFSSMEAYCIIKGF
- the slc8a1a gene encoding sodium/calcium exchanger 1a isoform X8, which gives rise to MFSFVHTVCTSSLFKCNQTLSADADKIIHQSGSFFTFHAAKTRPLSMLDANLLPCQLYAGGFVKTDKKLYDRDVYRKVQGRDKPIPFNIISITEDGEEETLTKKEKDERRIAEMGRPTLGEHVKLEVIIEESYEFKSTVDKLIKKTNLALLVGTNSWRDQFVEAITVSSGEDDDDECGEEKMPSCFDYVMHFLTVFWKVLFAIVPPTDYWNGWACFIVSILMIGVLTAFIGDLASHFGCTIGLKDSVTAVVFVALGTSVPDTFASKVAAIQDQYADASIGNVTGSNAVNVFLGIGVAWSIAAIFHQSQGQYFRVDPGTLAFSVTLFTIFAFICIAVLMYRRRPEIGGELGGPQTPKILTTTLFFSLWLMYIIFSSMEAYCIIKGF